A genomic window from candidate division WOR-3 bacterium includes:
- a CDS encoding DUF3795 domain-containing protein, with translation MMKNAERLGICGLDCMNCSIHLRTDEELEYWKSINVDTEKIGCDGCRSDRTKCHWSGDCELLNCCFYGKKLDFCGECGDFPCKKVVNWISGMAHHKAAVENMMKMKEIGKDEWIKERLI, from the coding sequence ATGATGAAAAATGCTGAAAGACTCGGAATTTGCGGGCTGGACTGTATGAACTGCAGTATTCATCTCCGGACGGACGAAGAACTTGAATACTGGAAAAGCATTAATGTTGACACGGAAAAAATAGGCTGCGACGGATGCAGGTCTGACAGAACCAAATGCCATTGGTCGGGAGACTGTGAACTACTGAATTGCTGCTTCTACGGGAAAAAACTCGACTTCTGCGGAGAATGCGGAGATTTCCCTTGCAAAAAGGTTGTCAATTGGATATCAGGAATGGCTCATCATAAAGCCGCAGTTGAGAACATGATGAAAATGAAAGAAATCGGAAAAGATGAATGGATAAAAGAAAGGCTGATCTGA
- a CDS encoding cupin domain-containing protein codes for MISFKKLSDCPVMNNAHNVDARNLYDRKEALITVITLKPGQSLKRHITPVDVAFFVLEGKGICEIGTEKIEVDKNTLVESPKDIAHCWYNESAENLSFMIVKAPKPVKKTIFVM; via the coding sequence ATGATATCTTTTAAAAAACTTTCGGATTGTCCGGTCATGAATAACGCTCACAACGTAGATGCAAGAAATCTCTATGACAGAAAAGAAGCATTGATAACAGTTATTACATTGAAACCCGGTCAATCGCTAAAAAGGCATATAACCCCCGTAGATGTTGCCTTTTTCGTTTTAGAAGGAAAGGGAATTTGCGAAATAGGAACTGAAAAAATTGAGGTGGACAAAAACACTCTCGTCGAAAGCCCGAAGGATATTGCCCACTGCTGGTATAACGAAAGTGCCGAAAACCTCTCATTCATGATTGTAAAAGCCCCGAAACCCGTGAAAAAGACGATTTTTGTAATGTGA